A region from the Silene latifolia isolate original U9 population chromosome 7, ASM4854445v1, whole genome shotgun sequence genome encodes:
- the LOC141592241 gene encoding RAN GTPase-activating protein 2-like, with the protein MDSAVLTQETPRISTKLWPPSKGTRVLFVERITKNLTTPSIFSRKYGLLSLEEAEIDAKKIEESAFHHANEHHKEELFSDGSSAVLLYAKKSSKFMLEVLRRGPTVLDNATLEITRDLNQKTVFDISGGRRSVIHTEDAEELVKPLKSSSNSYSRICFSNTSFGVGAALVFQPVLVSLRSQLKEVDLSDFIASRPEIEALEVMEIFASALEGCQLRYLDLSNNALGEKGIRAFGSLLKSQNNLEELYLINDGISEDAARAVNELIPTTDKLKVLHFHNNMTGDTGAIFISEIVRRSHLLEDFRCSSTRVGAEGGVQLAESLATCTHMRKLDLCDNIFGVEAGLALSKTLHNLVNIVEIYLSYLNLEDEGAEAVAIALKESAPSLEVLDMAGNEITVKGGPALASCISSKQFLTKLNLAENELKDDGAILIAKALEEGHGQLCELDMSCNLIRNAGAQYLAHAILNKPGFKKLNIDGNYISDDGVDEVRDILKGSPYILGPFDDNDPQGEDTD; encoded by the coding sequence ATGGACTCTGCAGTGCTAACTCAGGAAACTCCCAGAATATCCACTAAATTGTGGCCTCCTAGTAAGGGTACCAGGGTATTGTTTGTAGAACGGATAACAAAGAATCTTACAACTCCCTCAATTTTCTCCCGAAAGTATGGCCTTCTGAGTTTGGAAGAAGCTGAAATCGATGCAAAGAAAATTGAGGAATCAGCTTTCCATCATGCAAATGAACATCACAAGGAGGAACTATTTAGTGACGGGAGTTCTGCTGTTTTACTCTATGCAAAAAAGTCCAGTAAATTCATGCTTGAAGTTCTTAGAAGAGGGCCCACTGTCCTAGACAACGCAACACTTGAAATAACACGAGATTTAAATCAAAAAACGGTTTTCGACATCTCTGGAGGTCGTCGGTCAGTTATCCACACCGAAGACGCTGAGGAGCTTGTAAAACCATTAAAAAGCTCATCCAATTCATATTCTAGAATCTGCTTTAGTAACACAAGCTTTGGCGTGGGTGCTGCTCTTGTTTTTCAGCCCGTCTTGGTTTCCTTGAGAAGTCAGCTGAAGGAAGTTGACCTGTCTGATTTTATTGCTAGTAGACCAGAAATCGAAGCTCTAGAAGTTATGGAGATTTTCGCTTCTGCCCTTGAAGGTTGTCAACTGAGGTACCTAGACCTGTCAAACAATGCCTTGGGCGAAAAAGGGATTCGAGCATTTGGTTCACTTCTAAAATCGCAAAATAATCTCGAGGAGCTGTATTTGATTAATGATGGAATATCGGAGGATGCTGCACGAGCAGTGAATGAATTGATTCCTACCACTGATAAACTGAAAGTCCTTCACTTCCACAATAACATGACCGGAGATACTGGGGCAATATTCATCTCTGAAATTGTAAGACGTTCACATTTATTGGAAGATTTCCGGTGTTCTTCTACAAGGGTGGGCGCTGAGGGTGGGGTCCAACTTGCCGAATCACTAGCCACGTGTACCCATATGAGAAAACTTGATTTGTGTGATAACATATTTGGTGTGGAAGCCGGGTTAGCTTTGAGTAAGACACTTCATAATCTTGTTAATATTGTTGAAATTTACCTTAGCTACTTGAACTTGGAAGATGAAGGAGCAGAGGCAGTTGCCATTGCTCTAAAGGAGTCGGCCCCTTCTCTTGAGGTTTTGGATATGGCTGGGAATGAAATCACAGTTAAAGGAGGACCTGCCTTGGCCTCATGTATATCCTCTAAACAGTTCCTGACCAAGTTGAACTTGGCTGAAAATGAGCTCAAGGATGACGGAGCCATATTAATAGCTAAAGCATTAGAAGAAGGGCATGGGCAACTATGTGAATTAGATATGAGCTGTAATTTAATCAGAAATGCCGGAGCTCAATACCTGGCACATGCTATCTTGAATAAACCTGGGTTCAAGAAGCTTAATATCGATGGTAATTACATTTCTGATGATGGAGTGGATGAGGTTAGAGATATACTTAAGGGCTCGCCTTATATTCTCGGACCATTTGACGACAATGATCCCCAAGGAGAGGATACTGATTAA